Proteins from a genomic interval of Capsicum annuum cultivar UCD-10X-F1 chromosome 4, UCD10Xv1.1, whole genome shotgun sequence:
- the LOC107868050 gene encoding protein GAMETE EXPRESSED 3 → MTTGNNGVLYVTVAAKALVLAVDVSRGIILWLKSFGPLSTGDYAPAVDSNGWISIGSLDGYLYSFSPKGVLKKFPKVLNMDSVIQVSPVLDCSGYAIYVSQTQIEGKSTRIIGDYTYISGMKPEGVIFTLINPVTGTIFWSEKYPGQFSSEFLRNDLQHFLLDESVLLGFFAASNIGNPLPCRSSRHKFALSCSQITFKNFNAGNKKTIFLFLIFESIILIVLAVAVRYCCMFWKKKKLQNQDLGKFLDKRRLLRLQKKSFDKSITELQRKVAEEAIANEVLEKLGNLVKEREGIHRKLSTSYSLGRDEVGSHSASLLPLSDRKTRSFSFQGAKKESVTLFHTVSGTSSETSWSGRDSDTSISEDEEETYKGKSPIEISSCSDDEIYHEEYQSSNPSFFASSSKYAEEIEEMKPGDQKDPLIFPYRTAIQA, encoded by the exons ATGACAACTGGTAATAATGGTGTATTGTATGTTACTGTAGCAGCTAAAGCTCTGGTGCTAGCAGTTGATGTTTCCAGGGGAATCATTTTGTGGCTGAAAAGCTTTGGACCGCTAAGTACGGGAGATTATGCCCCTGCTGTTGATTCTAATG gTTGGATATCTATTGGTTCGTTGGACGGGTACCTCTATTCGTTTTCACCAAAAGGAGTTCTCAAAAAGTTCCCTAAAGTGCTCAACATGGATTCTGTAATTCAAGTCAGTCCTGTTCTAGATTGCTCAGGATATGCAATCTATGTTTCTCAGACACAGATTGAAGGAAAGAGTACTCGGATAATTGGAGATTACACTTACATCTCCGGGATGAAACCAGAGGGTGTTATCTTCACACTGATTAATCCAGTTACTGGGACCATATTTTGGTCTGAAAAATATCCTG GCCAATTCTCCTCGGAATTTTTGAGAAATGACCTACAACATTTTCTTCTGGATGAAAGTGTCCTCCTCGGTTTTTTTGCAGCTTCAA ATATTGGGAACCCACTGCCATGCCGAAGCTCAC GTCATAAGTTTGCATTAAGCTGCTCACAGATTACATTCAAGAATTTCAACGCAG GaaataagaagacaatttttctGTTTCTGATCTTTGAATCTATCATATTGATAGTACTAGCAGTAGCAGTAAGATATTGCTGCATGTTTTGGAAGAAAAAGAAGCTTCAAAATCAAGATCTTGGGAAATTCTTGGATAAAAGA AGATTACTTCGACTTCAGAAGAAATCTTTTGACAAATCAATCACAGAGCTGCAACGAAAGGTTGCTGAGGAAGCAATAGCCAATGAGGTATTGGAAAAATTAGGCAATCTAGTTAAAGAAAGGGAAGGCATACATAGGAAGCTCTCGACATCATACAGTTTGGGAAGGGATGAAGTTGGTTCTCATTCAGCATCCCTCCTTCCCTTGTCTGATCGCAAAACACGGAGCTTCTCATTTCAAGGAGCAAAGAAAGAGAGTGTTACTTTGTTTCATACAGTCAGTGGTACTTCTTCTGAAACTAGCTGGAGCGGAAGGGACTCCGACACGAGTATATCTGAAGATGAAGAGGAAACATACAAGGGAAAGTCACCTATTGAAATATCCAGTTGCAGTGATGATGAGATTTATCACGAAGAATATCAGTCCAGTAATCCATCTTTCTTTGCTTCCAGTTCGAAATACGCtgaagaaatagaggaaatgAAGCCAGGAGATCAAAAGGACCCTTTGATCTTCCCTTACAGAACTGCAATACAAGCATAA
- the LOC107868049 gene encoding ammonium transporter 1 member 3 — MDSSWEASVTDSINAIYLLFSAYLVFVMQLGFSMLCAGSVRAKNAMNIMLTNVVDAVVGSLSYYLFGFAFAFGNSNPFIGANFFALKDIPSSSYDYSFFLYQWAFAIAVAGITSGSIAERTQFTAYLFFSFFLTGFVYPVVAHWLWSSNGWLSPNSSYLLFGSGAIDFAGSGVVHLVGGIAGFWGSIIEGPRVGRFDAFGNPVKMRGHNATLVVLGTFLLWFGWFGFNPGSFDKILVPYPHMVDQGNWTSVGRTAVTTTLAGSTAGIVTLFGRRLLVGHWDAMDVCNGVIGGFVAITSGCSVIEPWAAIVCGFCAAWVLIGLNILGLKFKFDDPLEAAQLHGGCGAWGLIFTGLFAKEEFVLQAYNSGKTQTTRPSGLILGGGWGLFGAQIVELLSIVVWVSLTMGPLFYLLQKLGILRISTDEEVAGLDISSHGGYAYDASQEESGPRFYGEYLRMQHQS, encoded by the coding sequence ATGGATTCTTCATGGGAAGCTAGTGTTACTGATTCCATAAATGCCATTTACCTTTTATTCTCTGCTTACTTAGTATTTGTAATGCAATTGGGCTTTTCCATGCTTTGTGCTGGCTCTGTCAGGGCCAAGAATGCAATGAATATTATGCTTACCAATGTAGTTGATGCTGTCGTTGGTAGCCTTTCTTACTATCTCTTCGGTTTTGCCTTCGCCTTTGGTAATTCTAATCCATTTATAGGAGCTAATTTTTTTGCTCTTAAAGACATTCCTTCAAGTTCTTATGATTATAGTTTCTTTCTTTATCAATGGGCTTTTGCTATTGCTGTAGCTGGTATTACTAGTGGCTCGATAGCTGAACGTACACAATTCACTgcttatctttttttctcttttttccttactGGTTTTGTTTATCCTGTTGTTGCTCATTGGCTTTGGTCTTCTAATGGTTGGTTAAGTCCGAATTCCAGTTATTTGCTCTTTGGTTCTGGTGCTATTGACTTTGCTGGTAGTGGCGTTGTGCATTTGGTTGGTGGCATTGCGGGGTTTTGGGGGTCGATTATTGAAGGTCCAAGAGTGGGAAGATTTGATGCATTTGGTAACCCTGTGAAAATGAGAGGCCACAATGCTACACTAGTGGTGCTTGGAACGTTTTTGTTGTGGTTTGGATGGTTTGGGTTTAATCCTGGATCGTTCGACAAGATTCTTGTACCTTACCCGCATATGGTCGATCAAGGTAACTGGACCTCCGTGGGCAGGACCGCGGTCACAACGACCCTGGCTGGTTCCACAGCAGGGATTGTTACCTTGTTCGGTCGAAGGTTGTTGGTGGGACACTGGGATGCAATGGATGTGTGCAATGGAGTTATTGGTGGATTTGTTGCAATCACCTCAGGTTGCTCAGTGATAGAACCATGGGCTGCCATTGTGTGTGGCTTCTGTGCAGCTTGGGTtctaattggactgaacattttAGGACTAAAATTCAAATTCGATGATCCGTTAGAAGCAGCACAATTGCATGGAGGGTGTGGAGCTTGGGGTTTGATTTTTACAGGTTTGTTTGCTAAAGAAGAATTTGTATTACAAGCTTATAATTCTGGTAAAACACAAACTACACGACCTTCAGGACTAATTTTAGGAGGTGGATGGGGTTTGTTTGGGGCACAAATAGTTGAACTTTTGAGCATTGTGGTTTGGGTAAGTTTGACAATGGGGCCTTTGTTCTATCTGCTTCAGAAACTTGGAATTTTGAGGATATCAACAGACGAGGAGGTTGCTGGTCTTGATATCTCCAGTCATGGAGGTTATGCCTATGATGCTAGTCAAGAAGAAAGTGGTCCTCGCTTCTATGGAGAGTATTTGAGGATGCAACACCAATCATAA